The DNA segment GCACGTCGGCCTCCCGGGCGGTCAGCGGACTGTCGCCGGCACTGATCGCCTCGGCTGCCAGCTGGGGATCGACATAGCGTCCGCCGCCGTGGACGGTACGCACCACCATCGCCAGCTCGTCAGCGGAGACGGTCTTGGGCAGGAAGCCGCGGACACCGGCGGCGAGGGCCTGCTTCAGATGACCGGGCCGGCCGTGACTGGTGACGATCATGGTGCGGCAGGTGGGCACTTCGGCGCGGAGACGGTCGGCGACGGTCACGCCGTCCAGGTCGGGCATCTGCAGGTCGATCACCGCTACGTCCGGTTTCAGGGAGCGGGCCGCCGCGATCGCCTCGGCCCCGGTGGCTGCCTGACCGACGATGATCAGG comes from the Actinoplanes sp. OR16 genome and includes:
- a CDS encoding response regulator transcription factor; the protein is MIRILLADDEHLIRVALAALLALEDDLIIVGQAATGAEAIAAARSLKPDVAVIDLQMPDLDGVTVADRLRAEVPTCRTMIVTSHGRPGHLKQALAAGVRGFLPKTVSADELAMVVRTVHGGGRYVDPQLAAEAISAGDSPLTAREADVLQLAASGAPVEEIARRASLSAGTVRNYLSSAAGKLGAANRHEAARLARQRGWI